CTAGGCCCTATTAAAGTACAGAAACGAAATAGAGAAGACGTTATAAAAGAAGCAAAACAACTTCTTGAAAGAGTAGGGCTTATAGACAAAATAGACGCTTATCCAAGACAGCTTTCAGGTGGACAAAAGCAGAGGGTAGCCATTGTTCGAGCACTTTGTATGAATCCTGAAATAATGCTCTTTGATGAAGTAACAGCAGCACTAGATCCTGAAATGGTTCGAGAAGTTTTAGACGTTATGCTAGAATTAGCTAATCAAGGGATGACAATGATTATTGTTACCCACGAAATGGCTTTTGCCAGAGCAGTAGCAGATCGAATCATCTTTATGGATAAAGGTAAGATTGCAGAAATCGCTTCTCCTGAAGAATTCTTTACAAATCCAAATACAGAGAGAGCACAAAAATTCTTAAATACATTTAGTTTTGATAATGAAAGGAGCAATAATAAATGAAAAAAAACAAATTAATATCTTTAGCATTCATTTTGATCTTAATGGCAGGCTTATTTGTGGCATGTAGCCAACCTGAAGAAGAACTATCATCTCTTGAAAAAATCAAAGAAAATGATGTAATCCGAATAGGAGTCTTTGGAGACAAGCCACCATTTGGATACATTGACGAAAATGGTGAAAATCAAGGATACGATATTTATCTTGCAAAACGTATAACAAAAGATCTACTAGGTGATGAATCAAAAGTTGAATTTGTAGTCACAGAAGCTGCTAACAGAGTTGAATACCTTCAATCTGGAAAAGTAGATCTCATATTGGCTAATTTTACCGTAACTCCTGAAAGAAAAGAAGCTGTTGATTTTGCCAATCCATATATGAAGGTTAGTTTAGGCATCGTATCACCAGATGGTTCTGTAATTACAGATGTAGAGCAATTAGAAGGTAAAAAACTGATTGTCAACAAAGGAACAACAGCAGAAATGTATTTCACTCAAAATCACCCAGATATCGAACTAATAAAATATGATCAAAACACAGAAGCATTTAATGCTTTAAAAGATGGACGTGGGGATGCATTAGCTCATGATAATACATTAGTATTTGCTTGGGTTGTTGAAAATGAAGGTTTCACAACTGGTATTACTGAACTTGGAAACCAAGATTATATCGCACCTGCAGTACAAAAGGGAGATACAGAACTATTAAATTGGGTTAATGATGAGCTTAAAAAATTAGGGGAAGAAAACTTCATGCACAAGAATTATGAAGCTACATTAAAACCTGTATATGGTGATACCGTAGATCCTGAATCTGTAGTTGTTGAAGGTGGGATAGTAGAGTAAGCTATTAAGCAACCAGCGGCCAGCCATCAGCACTAGGGTCCAGTTTCACAGGTCTAAGACTTAACTACATATAAATATCAGTTAATAAAATAAGGGTTATAAAATCAAAATGATTTTATAACCCTTTTATTTTTTTCCTATTTAACTCATTGGCAATATGCAAGCTTATTAAACCTTTGACCCACAAAGCTCTGCCCTAGAATACTGATGGCTGATGGCTGATGACTAAAGAATTACTTGACAATTAATATTGGCTTTTTAATACCGTGAACTACTTTATTTGCAATACTTCCTAATAAAAATCCTTGGATTAATCCAGCACTTAAACCCATAGATCCCATTACTACTAAATCAATATCATTATTTTCGCTATAATCGATTATCTCAGTGGCAATATCGCCTTCTAAAGATACTAGTTCTACTTTGTCCTCCATATCAGAAAAATGTTTTTTAGCCGCTTGTAGTAATGTTTCTGAATTATCTTTTAACATATGATAGTATTTTTGAGTTTCTTCAAATGCAAGATATGGTATAATTGTATTTCGAACATTTAAAAGAATAATATTGCTATCAAAGACTCTGGCAATTTCTTTTGCCTTTAGCATAGCTCTCTTAGAATAGTCTGATCCATCAATAGTTACTAAAATAGTTTTCATTACCATCCCCCCAAATTCACATTTTTAATATCAATTATTTGTGTTATTTGACAATTAATAGAGGTTTATTCAGTCTATGAAGCACTTTATTTGCAACACTACCAATTAAAACTCTTTTAATACCATCAGCATTAAGTCCTTCAGATCCAATAATAACTAAATCGATATCATTATTCTCAACATATTTGACGATGCTCCTAGCTGCATTACCTTCTATTGATACTGTATTTATATTGCATTCTAAATCAGAAAAGAACTCCTTGCCTTCATTTAATACCTTTTCGGACATTTCGTTAACAAATGCTAAATAATCCTCTATTTTGTTATAGTATCCCTCTTGCACAGGAATCTCTCTAACATTTAAGAGAGTAATATTAGAGTTGAAAACCCTTGCAAACTCTTTTGCTTTTGCCATTGCTTTCTTTGAACCTTCAGAACCATCTATGGGTATTGCAATATTTTTCATATTATAACCTCCCCTTGTTCGTGTTATATTTTACTTATACCCTCACTTTCATAAGTAAAACAGTTTGGTGTTATAAGTTCTATGTAAAAGCCTATAGATTATCATTGATAGCCTATATAGTGAGATGATAGAATTGTGTTCGCCTATATACGAGTTTAAATTCCGCTTTCAACTTTCCCCTTTCCACATAAGAAGAATAGCGCCTGCGGCGCATTAGCTACTAGCAGCCAGTCTTCAGTCATCAGTGCTAGAGTCAAGTCTTACGGGTGAAAGATTCAATTACATAAAAAAAGAGACCCCATAAAGAATCTCTATTATATGCTTTTCATTATTTACTATTCACTTTTAACTGTTCATTGCTATTTGGTGGTGGGAGATGGATTCGAACCATCGAAGGCTGAGCCGACAGATTTACAGTCTGTTCCCTTTGGCCACTCGGGAACCCCACCGGGTTAAATATCATTATATTAATAATTTACCTTTAAATAAAAAAATGGAGCTGGCAATAGGAATCGAACCTACAACCTGCTGATTACAAGTCAGCTGCTCTACCGTTGAGCCATGCCAGCATATCTTATATTATTTACTACCTATCCCATAATGATGCACTATATTTGTTTTGCCTAACTAAGTGACTCACAAAAAATTTCAAAAATCGAAATTTTGGTTCTCTACTTATACCGTTGAGCCATGCCAGCATATTAGTTCTATGTTCTATGTTTTAAGTTCTAAGTATTTCGTCACTTTTCGTGACTTGCGCTTTTACATAGAACTTACAACTTATATCTTACAACTTGTAAAAATGGCGACCTGGAACGGGCTCGAACCGTCGACCTCCAGCGTGACAGGCTGGCATTCTAACCAACTGAACTACCAGGCCGCATTACAATATTTTGATACTCAGTGACTCTTTGAAAATTGTTTATTATTCATTGTTCACTGTTAATTAAATTTGGTGACCCCACCGGGAATCGAACCCGGGATACCGCCGTGAAAGG
The DNA window shown above is from Alkalibaculum bacchi and carries:
- a CDS encoding amino acid ABC transporter ATP-binding protein, with the protein product MGVEDQKPLLQIKNLHKKYDDLVALSDISLEVHSGEVVVVLGPSGCGKSTLLRCINGLEEIQSGEILLDNKIINLDKTQWHQIRQKIGMVFQSYDLFPHMTILENVLLGPIKVQKRNREDVIKEAKQLLERVGLIDKIDAYPRQLSGGQKQRVAIVRALCMNPEIMLFDEVTAALDPEMVREVLDVMLELANQGMTMIIVTHEMAFARAVADRIIFMDKGKIAEIASPEEFFTNPNTERAQKFLNTFSFDNERSNNK
- a CDS encoding cysteine ABC transporter substrate-binding protein, producing MKKNKLISLAFILILMAGLFVACSQPEEELSSLEKIKENDVIRIGVFGDKPPFGYIDENGENQGYDIYLAKRITKDLLGDESKVEFVVTEAANRVEYLQSGKVDLILANFTVTPERKEAVDFANPYMKVSLGIVSPDGSVITDVEQLEGKKLIVNKGTTAEMYFTQNHPDIELIKYDQNTEAFNALKDGRGDALAHDNTLVFAWVVENEGFTTGITELGNQDYIAPAVQKGDTELLNWVNDELKKLGEENFMHKNYEATLKPVYGDTVDPESVVVEGGIVE
- a CDS encoding universal stress protein — its product is MKTILVTIDGSDYSKRAMLKAKEIARVFDSNIILLNVRNTIIPYLAFEETQKYYHMLKDNSETLLQAAKKHFSDMEDKVELVSLEGDIATEIIDYSENNDIDLVVMGSMGLSAGLIQGFLLGSIANKVVHGIKKPILIVK
- a CDS encoding universal stress protein; translated protein: MKNIAIPIDGSEGSKKAMAKAKEFARVFNSNITLLNVREIPVQEGYYNKIEDYLAFVNEMSEKVLNEGKEFFSDLECNINTVSIEGNAARSIVKYVENNDIDLVIIGSEGLNADGIKRVLIGSVANKVLHRLNKPLLIVK